A DNA window from Mucilaginibacter xinganensis contains the following coding sequences:
- a CDS encoding response regulator — protein MKKKVLIIEDNVDIRENVVEILDLANYEVLAADNGRTGVDLALKNLPDIILCDIMMPELDGYGVLYLLLKNPDTAVIPFIFLTAKAEKVDLRKGMEMGADDYLTKPFDDIELLSAIESRLRKKADQQNFYSKSLDQLDNLIAKNEGLAELKKIISERKIRQFKKDQVVYYEGDRGNGLYLLLSGRIKTVKMAEDGRELMTGMYTPESYLGIQALLANEPYSETATTLDDSSLCLIPKDSIEKLLNLYPDVAKEFIKILSNDIREKEEQLLQLAYNSVRKRLADAILRLHKQPGHDADGFKITREDLASMSGMATETVSRTLSDFKDEGLIEKKGSTIHILDPSRLSKMKN, from the coding sequence ATGAAAAAAAAAGTATTAATAATTGAAGATAACGTCGATATCAGGGAAAATGTAGTTGAGATCCTGGATCTGGCAAATTATGAAGTTCTTGCCGCAGACAACGGCAGAACAGGCGTTGATCTGGCACTTAAAAACTTGCCCGATATTATTTTATGTGACATTATGATGCCTGAGCTTGACGGTTACGGGGTATTATACCTCCTCTTAAAAAATCCGGATACAGCGGTGATCCCTTTTATTTTTTTAACCGCCAAAGCTGAAAAGGTTGACTTAAGAAAAGGCATGGAAATGGGTGCCGACGACTATTTAACCAAACCCTTTGACGATATTGAGTTGTTAAGCGCTATTGAAAGCCGCTTGCGAAAAAAAGCAGATCAGCAAAATTTCTACAGCAAATCGTTGGACCAGCTGGATAACCTCATAGCTAAAAATGAAGGACTGGCTGAATTAAAAAAGATAATCAGCGAGCGTAAAATAAGGCAGTTTAAGAAAGACCAGGTTGTATATTATGAAGGAGATAGGGGCAATGGCCTTTACCTGTTACTAAGCGGGCGGATAAAAACCGTAAAAATGGCTGAAGACGGGCGCGAGTTAATGACAGGCATGTACACTCCTGAAAGCTACCTCGGCATCCAGGCCTTATTGGCTAATGAACCTTACAGTGAAACTGCGACAACGCTGGACGATAGTTCGCTTTGCCTGATTCCTAAAGACAGCATTGAGAAACTGCTAAACTTGTACCCCGATGTTGCCAAAGAGTTTATTAAAATTCTATCGAACGATATTCGCGAAAAGGAAGAGCAGTTGCTGCAGCTGGCCTATAACTCCGTTAGGAAACGGCTGGCAGATGCTATTTTGCGCCTGCATAAGCAACCCGGCCACGATGCTGACGGCTTTAAAATAACCAGGGAAGACCTGGCTTCAATGTCCGGTATGGCTACAGAAACCGTAAGCCGTACACTTTCTGACTTTAAAGATGAAGGTTTGATTGAAAAAAAGGGGAGCACCATTCATATTCTTGATCCTTCGCGTTTAAGTAAAATGAAGAATTAA
- the adhP gene encoding alcohol dehydrogenase AdhP, translated as MLPKKMKAAVVREFGKPLQIEEMPVREPGKNEILVKVIASGVCHTDLHAVDGDWPVKPKMPLIPGHEAIGYVVALGPDVKDVKEGDIVGVPWLYSACGGCEFCITGWETLCKSQQNGGYSVDGGYAEYVVADARYVAHLPPGIDFTAIAPIICAGVTVYKGLKETEAKPGEWVAISGIGGLGHLAVQYAKAMGLHVAAIDVDDDKLNLAKSLGAELTVNAKTQDPGEFLQKETGGMHGVLVTAVSPIAFKQGISALRRKGTIALNGLPPGSFDLPIFETVLNRYTIRGSIVGTRKDLQEAVEFAVEGKVKATIHTAKLEDINTVLDNLKKGKVEGRMVLEIAKP; from the coding sequence ATGCTACCAAAAAAAATGAAAGCGGCTGTTGTCAGGGAGTTTGGCAAACCACTGCAAATTGAAGAAATGCCGGTGCGAGAACCCGGCAAAAATGAAATATTGGTAAAAGTAATTGCCAGCGGCGTTTGCCATACTGATTTACACGCGGTTGATGGCGACTGGCCGGTTAAACCCAAAATGCCGCTGATACCGGGGCACGAGGCGATAGGCTATGTTGTTGCCCTGGGCCCTGATGTTAAAGATGTAAAAGAGGGCGATATTGTTGGTGTGCCCTGGTTATACAGCGCCTGTGGCGGTTGCGAATTTTGTATTACCGGCTGGGAAACCTTATGCAAAAGCCAGCAAAACGGCGGCTATAGCGTAGATGGCGGTTATGCAGAATATGTTGTGGCCGATGCCCGCTATGTTGCCCATTTGCCGCCCGGTATTGACTTTACAGCCATAGCGCCCATCATTTGCGCAGGTGTAACCGTTTATAAAGGATTAAAAGAAACTGAAGCGAAACCCGGAGAATGGGTTGCCATTTCGGGGATAGGTGGCCTGGGGCACCTGGCAGTTCAATACGCTAAAGCAATGGGCTTGCACGTAGCAGCCATTGATGTGGATGACGATAAATTAAACCTTGCGAAAAGCCTTGGAGCTGAGTTAACAGTAAACGCCAAAACGCAGGATCCGGGCGAATTTTTACAAAAGGAAACAGGGGGAATGCACGGTGTGCTGGTAACTGCTGTTTCGCCTATAGCGTTTAAGCAGGGGATTTCGGCATTAAGGCGAAAAGGTACAATAGCGCTGAACGGATTGCCGCCCGGTAGCTTTGACCTGCCCATATTTGAAACCGTACTTAACAGGTACACTATAAGAGGATCAATTGTGGGTACAAGAAAAGACTTGCAGGAAGCCGTTGAATTTGCTGTAGAAGGTAAAGTAAAAGCTACGATACATACTGCAAAATTAGAGGACATAAATACGGTACTTGATAACCTTAAAAAAGGAAAAGTAGAGGGCCGGATGGTGTTGGAAATAGCCAAACCGTAA
- a CDS encoding acetate/propionate family kinase: protein MNILVINSGSSSIKYQLFKMPCTAPICSGLVERIGLQNSSVTHKVYSGDKERAVTLTLNIPDHETGMIEIGKVLTEPGIGVIKNPEEIEVVGHRVVHGGEKFSQPAIITAQVKEEIKKLFSLAPLHNPGHYKGIEIAEKLFPKASHIAVFDTAFHQTMPEKAFRYAIPNSYYTDYHIRAYGFHGTSHKYVTAKTLKYLDKPDAKIITIHLGNGCSMAAVDAGKCIDTSMGLTPLDGLIMGTRCGNIDASVILYLEQQEGYTAERVNAILNKESGMTGLTGHADMRDIQKLIADGDEAARLAYDMYAYRIKKFIGSYAAALNGLDAVVFTAGVGENDSLARELACRNLDFFGIVLDGQKNNLRSPLLREISTTESRVKVLVVPTNEELEIATQCVELLSHSNKQGK, encoded by the coding sequence ATGAATATACTGGTAATTAACAGTGGAAGCAGCTCCATAAAGTATCAGCTTTTTAAAATGCCCTGCACTGCGCCAATTTGCTCTGGGCTTGTAGAACGGATAGGCCTGCAAAATTCAAGCGTTACCCACAAGGTTTATAGTGGCGACAAGGAAAGGGCGGTTACCCTTACGTTGAACATTCCTGATCATGAGACGGGTATGATTGAAATAGGTAAGGTTTTAACAGAACCCGGGATTGGTGTGATAAAAAACCCGGAAGAAATTGAAGTGGTGGGGCACCGCGTTGTGCATGGCGGAGAAAAGTTTTCACAACCGGCCATTATTACCGCACAGGTAAAGGAAGAAATAAAAAAATTATTTTCATTGGCGCCCCTGCATAACCCTGGGCATTACAAGGGGATAGAAATAGCCGAAAAATTGTTTCCAAAAGCAAGTCATATTGCAGTGTTCGACACGGCTTTTCACCAAACCATGCCTGAGAAAGCGTTCAGATATGCCATCCCCAATAGTTACTATACTGACTACCATATCAGGGCGTACGGGTTTCATGGCACAAGTCACAAGTATGTAACCGCAAAAACGCTAAAATACCTGGATAAACCGGATGCCAAAATAATCACTATTCACTTAGGGAATGGTTGTAGCATGGCAGCCGTTGATGCGGGAAAATGTATTGATACCAGCATGGGACTAACTCCTTTGGATGGCCTGATTATGGGAACCCGTTGCGGCAATATTGATGCATCGGTAATTCTTTACCTGGAGCAGCAGGAGGGTTACACTGCGGAGCGCGTAAATGCGATTTTAAATAAAGAAAGCGGGATGACGGGCCTTACCGGACATGCTGATATGCGTGATATCCAAAAATTAATTGCTGACGGCGATGAGGCTGCCAGGCTGGCTTATGATATGTATGCTTACCGTATAAAGAAATTTATTGGCTCGTACGCCGCCGCGCTGAACGGCCTGGATGCTGTTGTATTTACCGCAGGTGTGGGTGAAAATGATAGCCTGGCAAGGGAATTGGCTTGTCGTAACCTGGACTTTTTCGGCATTGTTTTGGACGGGCAAAAGAATAATCTCCGGAGTCCACTTCTTCGTGAAATAAGTACCACTGAAAGCAGGGTAAAGGTGCTGGTAGTACCCACCAACGAAGAACTTGAAATAGCAACACAATGTGTAGAACTGCTTAGCCACAGTAATAAACAAGGAAAATGA
- a CDS encoding 2-hydroxyacid dehydrogenase: MKAVAYSVKPFEKEFLAKANQKKHDITLISNSLSLETTMYAEGKDAIIVFTNDDVSAKVIDRLADLGIKFIATRSAGTDHIDKVAAAKHHIKLSNVPAYSPQAIAEQTVALAFALNRHMLKAGQNSRNFNFRNDELIGFNFSGKTVGLIGLGNTGLAAAQIFHGMGCNVIGYDSAFPENSPYVQPVELETLYEQADIISLHLPLNPATKYIINKDTIAKMKPGVMLINTSRGALIKTEDILAGLESGQVGYLGIDVYEHEKGLFFEDHENDKVKDPLLEKLMTYENVIVTPHQAYLTKEALQEIANQTIRNLDQWQNNKCVGDACVCAAACRVKIKSDIL; the protein is encoded by the coding sequence ATGAAAGCGGTTGCTTACAGTGTTAAACCATTTGAAAAAGAATTCCTGGCAAAGGCCAATCAAAAGAAGCATGATATTACGTTAATATCCAATTCCCTGAGCCTGGAAACAACTATGTATGCGGAGGGGAAGGATGCCATTATAGTTTTCACAAACGATGATGTATCTGCAAAGGTAATTGATCGTTTGGCCGACCTCGGGATCAAATTTATTGCTACCCGGTCAGCAGGCACCGATCATATTGATAAAGTTGCGGCAGCAAAACATCATATAAAACTTTCAAACGTACCGGCATATTCGCCGCAGGCTATCGCGGAGCAAACCGTTGCCCTTGCTTTTGCGCTTAACAGGCACATGCTTAAAGCAGGGCAAAACAGCCGTAATTTCAACTTTAGAAACGACGAGTTGATCGGCTTTAACTTTTCGGGCAAAACCGTCGGATTGATCGGTTTAGGAAATACAGGCCTTGCCGCAGCACAAATATTTCACGGCATGGGCTGTAATGTAATTGGCTATGATTCCGCTTTCCCGGAAAACAGTCCGTATGTGCAACCGGTAGAGCTGGAAACATTATACGAACAGGCTGATATCATATCGCTTCACCTGCCGCTAAATCCAGCAACCAAATATATAATTAACAAGGATACGATTGCCAAAATGAAACCGGGCGTAATGCTTATAAATACTTCCAGGGGGGCTTTGATAAAAACAGAGGACATATTAGCTGGATTGGAAAGCGGGCAGGTGGGCTACCTCGGAATTGATGTATATGAGCACGAAAAGGGGTTGTTTTTCGAAGACCATGAAAATGATAAAGTGAAGGACCCCCTGCTTGAAAAACTGATGACTTATGAAAATGTAATTGTTACCCCCCACCAAGCCTATTTAACAAAAGAGGCGCTGCAGGAAATAGCTAACCAGACCATACGAAACCTGGATCAGTGGCAAAACAACAAATGCGTAGGCGATGCGTGTGTTTGCGCAGCTGCCTGCAGA
- the pta gene encoding phosphate acetyltransferase: MSKTIFVTSAEPHSGKSLVALGLVHMLLGKAQKIGFFKPIVNTNPEEKKDVHIQAILEHFGLPIKFDDAFAFTRQDAMHYIENGNQGEMIDTIIAKFKKIEENYDFTVVEGSDFLGDGTAFEFESNALIAKNLGSPAILVVSGENKTTAQVIHSALNFLRNFKDREIQVLGIIANIIQPEQAEDVKQLLADQLPADILLAVIPADKGLQNPTVKDIYESLDAKLLFGKEHLSNQVDNFVTGAMQLPNFLSYIKDNVLIVTPGDRGDIIIGSLQANLSSSYPKVAGIVLTAGSQPEEPIVRLIEGLQNIVPILSVQEGTFQAITAIAAIKARITPGNTKKIQLAIDTFNKYVDVLALEKSIVTYQSAAITPRMFQYQLSKWAQRQIKNIVLPEGNDDRVLKAAARLVAQQIVHIILLGNPVEIAASMKRLGLNLDSGNVQIIDPANSAYYDTYVETLYELRKDKNVNMEMARDLMTDVSYFGTMMVFKGHADGMVSGANHTTQHTIRPALQFIKTRPGISTVSSVFFMCLEDRVSVFGDCAVNPNPTAEQLAEIAISSADTSKRFGIEPRIAMLSYSSGTSGTGEDVEKVRQATKLVKEKRPDLKVEGPIQYDAAVDPGIGQQKMPGSDVAGQASVLIFPDLNTGNNTYKAVQRETGALAIGPILQGLNKPVNDLSRGCTVDDIFNTVIITAIQSQEEYQTNAKVKSVS, translated from the coding sequence ATGTCTAAAACTATTTTTGTAACCTCAGCCGAGCCGCACAGCGGGAAATCACTTGTTGCACTGGGCCTTGTGCACATGTTATTGGGTAAGGCACAAAAAATTGGTTTTTTTAAACCTATAGTAAATACAAACCCGGAAGAAAAAAAGGATGTACATATCCAGGCGATACTTGAACACTTTGGCCTGCCTATAAAGTTTGATGACGCATTTGCCTTTACCCGGCAGGATGCCATGCATTACATAGAAAACGGCAACCAGGGCGAAATGATAGATACCATAATAGCCAAATTCAAAAAAATTGAAGAGAATTATGATTTCACTGTTGTTGAAGGCAGTGATTTTTTGGGCGACGGGACGGCCTTTGAATTTGAATCGAATGCGCTGATTGCAAAAAACCTGGGCAGCCCCGCCATATTGGTGGTTTCGGGCGAGAATAAAACTACGGCACAGGTAATCCATTCTGCCCTTAATTTTCTCCGCAATTTTAAAGACCGGGAGATACAGGTATTGGGTATTATTGCCAACATCATCCAACCCGAACAGGCAGAAGACGTAAAGCAATTGTTGGCAGATCAATTACCGGCTGATATTTTACTGGCTGTTATCCCGGCTGATAAGGGGCTTCAAAACCCTACAGTTAAAGATATATATGAAAGCCTTGATGCAAAGCTGCTTTTTGGTAAAGAGCATCTGTCAAACCAGGTGGACAATTTTGTTACCGGGGCTATGCAGCTGCCTAATTTTTTAAGTTACATAAAAGATAATGTGCTGATTGTGACCCCTGGCGACCGGGGCGATATAATCATAGGTTCGCTACAAGCCAATCTTTCATCCAGCTATCCAAAAGTGGCAGGCATTGTGCTTACGGCAGGCTCACAGCCAGAAGAACCAATCGTTCGCTTAATTGAAGGATTGCAAAATATTGTTCCTATCCTTTCTGTCCAGGAGGGAACTTTTCAGGCTATTACAGCTATTGCTGCAATTAAGGCGCGCATAACGCCCGGCAACACAAAAAAGATACAGTTGGCTATTGATACATTTAATAAGTATGTGGATGTGCTGGCTTTAGAGAAAAGCATAGTTACTTACCAGTCGGCCGCTATTACGCCGCGCATGTTCCAATACCAGCTGAGCAAATGGGCACAACGGCAGATCAAAAACATCGTGCTGCCCGAAGGTAATGATGACAGGGTTTTAAAGGCCGCCGCGCGGTTGGTAGCACAGCAAATTGTACATATTATTTTACTGGGCAACCCGGTTGAAATTGCCGCATCAATGAAACGCCTGGGTTTAAACCTTGATTCAGGCAATGTACAGATCATTGATCCTGCCAATTCAGCCTATTACGATACGTATGTAGAAACCTTATATGAGTTGCGAAAGGATAAAAATGTGAATATGGAAATGGCCCGCGATTTAATGACCGATGTTTCCTATTTTGGCACCATGATGGTATTTAAAGGGCACGCCGACGGTATGGTTTCGGGAGCAAACCACACTACGCAACACACTATAAGGCCTGCTTTGCAATTTATAAAAACCAGGCCCGGCATTTCTACTGTTTCATCGGTGTTTTTTATGTGCCTGGAAGACAGGGTTTCTGTTTTTGGCGATTGTGCCGTTAACCCCAACCCTACTGCCGAACAATTAGCCGAAATTGCTATTTCTTCGGCCGATACCAGCAAACGCTTCGGGATTGAGCCAAGGATAGCAATGCTCTCTTATTCGTCAGGAACGTCAGGCACGGGAGAGGATGTTGAAAAAGTGCGTCAGGCAACAAAGCTGGTAAAAGAAAAACGCCCAGACCTTAAAGTTGAAGGTCCCATACAATATGATGCTGCAGTTGACCCGGGAATAGGGCAGCAAAAAATGCCGGGCTCTGACGTGGCAGGTCAGGCCAGTGTGCTCATATTTCCAGATCTCAACACAGGCAACAATACCTACAAAGCTGTTCAGCGTGAAACCGGGGCATTGGCAATAGGCCCTATTTTGCAGGGCCTTAATAAGCCTGTTAACGATCTTAGCCGGGGTTGTACAGTTGATGATATATTTAATACCGTTATCATAACCGCTATACAAAGCCAGGAAGAGTATCAAACCAATGCTAAAGTAAAATCAGTATCATAA